In Methanobacterium bryantii, the following proteins share a genomic window:
- a CDS encoding class I SAM-dependent methyltransferase, which produces MENIHNQEYWDKAAEEKEFPTPFKIEEFEKFVPKERSILDVGCGYGRTLGELYKHGFNKLVGIDYSQGMVERGLKEHPYLNLIKNDGDSIPFQDNKFDAVLLISVLTSNVKDEEQEKLISEILRVLKDGGILYLTDFLINDDKRNLGRYQKYEDKYGIYGIFELPEGAVLRHHTEEHILELTNDFNKMVFEKTVFDTMNGHKSNGFYYVGQKKRVY; this is translated from the coding sequence ATGGAAAATATTCACAATCAGGAATACTGGGATAAAGCAGCCGAAGAAAAGGAATTTCCGACCCCTTTTAAAATTGAAGAGTTTGAAAAATTTGTACCCAAGGAAAGAAGCATATTAGATGTAGGCTGCGGTTATGGGAGAACATTGGGTGAACTTTACAAACACGGCTTTAATAAATTGGTAGGTATTGATTATTCTCAAGGAATGGTAGAACGAGGTTTAAAAGAGCATCCCTATTTAAATCTCATTAAAAATGATGGGGACAGTATACCGTTTCAGGATAACAAATTTGATGCAGTGCTTCTTATTTCTGTGTTAACGTCCAATGTTAAAGATGAAGAACAGGAAAAACTGATTTCAGAAATCTTAAGGGTGCTTAAAGACGGAGGGATCCTGTATCTAACTGATTTTTTAATAAATGATGATAAAAGAAATCTTGGGAGATACCAAAAATATGAAGATAAATACGGGATTTATGGTATTTTTGAACTTCCAGAAGGTGCAGTTTTGAGACACCATACTGAAGAACATATTTTAGAATTGACAAATGATTTTAATAAAATGGTATTTGAAAAAACAGTCTTTGATACTATGAACGGCCATAAATCAAATGGATTTTATTATGTTGGGCAGAAAAAAAGAGTGTATTAA
- a CDS encoding HEAT repeat domain-containing protein, with translation MENILNLINSLNGPNDIESLKAFKKISRMASKNPLIVEKYRSHLTEKLYHENQEICAYACWSAGIIGKKKPEWYTHSISRLFNLVNHSNDQIREYALFALGWIGRAKPELIEEHIDKIIDKHDDQCPEVRVSMIWASENIGNTKPDLFRNYIHIYEELLNDADKKVRSEAPEFFRVMGKNRPELVKNSIPKLKTKLNDAYHVTRVHSNGAIKTIEKNLKGD, from the coding sequence ATGGAAAATATACTGAATTTAATCAATAGTTTAAATGGTCCCAATGATATTGAATCATTAAAAGCATTTAAAAAAATTTCTCGCATGGCTTCTAAAAATCCATTGATTGTTGAAAAATACAGATCACATCTTACCGAAAAATTATATCATGAAAATCAAGAGATATGTGCATATGCCTGCTGGTCAGCAGGTATAATCGGTAAAAAGAAGCCAGAATGGTATACACATTCAATTTCAAGACTTTTTAACCTTGTGAACCATTCAAATGATCAGATACGAGAATATGCTCTTTTTGCATTAGGATGGATTGGTAGAGCAAAACCCGAGCTAATAGAAGAACACATTGATAAAATTATTGATAAACACGATGATCAATGCCCTGAAGTTCGTGTTAGTATGATATGGGCGTCGGAAAATATAGGAAATACAAAACCAGATTTGTTCAGAAACTACATTCATATTTATGAAGAATTATTAAACGATGCAGATAAAAAAGTTCGCAGCGAAGCTCCAGAATTTTTCAGAGTTATGGGTAAAAATAGGCCAGAACTGGTTAAAAACTCAATTCCAAAATTAAAGACAAAATTAAATGATGCGTATCATGTGACCAGAGTCCATTCTAATGGAGCAATAAAAACAATAGAAAAAAATTTAAAAGGAGATTAA
- a CDS encoding cupin domain-containing protein: protein MSTYKVGKTGKDGYINVFDGIKRKTLVYGDNTLLTEFKLEKGKILPAHSHPEEQTGYLVSGHIILIINGERHDIKPGDSWAIPGDAVHGAETIEDSVAVEIFSPVREDYIPE, encoded by the coding sequence ATGTCAACATACAAAGTTGGAAAAACAGGAAAAGACGGTTATATAAATGTTTTTGACGGCATAAAACGAAAAACACTTGTTTATGGAGATAATACACTTTTAACTGAATTTAAATTAGAAAAAGGAAAAATACTGCCTGCACACAGCCACCCTGAAGAGCAGACTGGTTATCTAGTATCAGGCCACATAATACTGATTATCAACGGCGAAAGGCATGATATAAAACCTGGGGACAGCTGGGCAATTCCAGGGGATGCAGTGCACGGTGCAGAGACAATTGAAGATTCAGTCGCTGTTGAAATATTTTCACCTGTTAGAGAGGATTATATCCCTGAATAA
- a CDS encoding HEAT repeat domain-containing protein, translating to MATEDKMKQAQRKRGQISSEELGAYVEFEAEHLIEMLNNDNPQERTIAATILGNRRDEKGILPLCDSLKKEKALYSRITMSEALGKMGKTAVPPLIKLLGQIGNNQEKELPEKYFKKKSFPLARDMAARTIVKIGKPATPYLIEVMEKQDDYISQQAVDALGGIAAKTCDKSALPVLINGLDSNNEITLWKIIRSLSGFKHSFEALPPLLNILEKDYDAAIIWESARTLGQISINRQDVVDALCKLEKNDHPEIKKAAKNALINLENL from the coding sequence ATGGCAACTGAAGATAAAATGAAACAGGCCCAAAGAAAAAGAGGTCAGATTTCATCGGAAGAGCTTGGAGCATATGTTGAATTTGAGGCAGAACATTTAATTGAAATGTTAAATAACGACAACCCTCAAGAAAGAACAATTGCTGCAACAATATTAGGAAATAGAAGAGATGAAAAAGGAATATTGCCATTATGTGACTCTTTAAAGAAAGAAAAAGCGCTTTATTCACGAATTACCATGTCTGAAGCGTTGGGCAAAATGGGAAAAACAGCAGTTCCCCCATTAATCAAATTGCTGGGCCAGATTGGAAATAATCAGGAAAAAGAACTACCCGAGAAATATTTTAAAAAGAAAAGTTTTCCACTGGCACGCGATATGGCCGCAAGGACAATTGTCAAAATTGGAAAACCAGCTACACCATATCTAATTGAAGTAATGGAAAAACAGGATGATTATATCTCACAACAGGCAGTTGATGCTTTGGGTGGGATAGCAGCTAAGACCTGCGATAAAAGTGCACTGCCTGTACTGATTAATGGCCTTGATTCAAATAATGAAATTACTTTGTGGAAAATAATCAGGTCTTTAAGTGGATTCAAACATAGCTTTGAAGCGCTGCCACCACTGCTAAATATTTTAGAAAAAGATTATGACGCTGCAATTATCTGGGAATCTGCAAGAACTTTAGGCCAGATAAGTATCAACAGGCAGGATGTTGTGGATGCACTTTGTAAATTAGAAAAGAATGATCACCCTGAAATTAAAAAGGCAGCAAAAAATGCGTTAATTAATCTTGAAAATCTTTAA
- a CDS encoding GNAT family N-acetyltransferase, with protein sequence MRIRPGFPKLSTKRLILRKMTSKDAETLFKFWSDDEVTKYMNMNSFVNIEQATYMINFLNNLFKNKEGIRWGIIRKEDNALIGTCGFNTWIKRSSRGEIGYELGQGYWGKGYATEALKEVIRFGFKETLLNRIEAYVVPEASRSVNVLEKLGFRKEGTLREYGYWNNRYWSEHIYALLRKEWKQLK encoded by the coding sequence GTGAGAATAAGACCCGGATTTCCAAAATTATCTACAAAAAGATTAATTTTACGAAAAATGACCAGCAAAGATGCAGAAACATTATTCAAATTCTGGTCAGATGATGAAGTTACAAAATATATGAATATGAACTCTTTTGTAAATATTGAACAGGCCACCTATATGATTAACTTTTTAAACAACCTGTTTAAAAATAAGGAAGGTATTAGATGGGGTATAATCCGAAAAGAAGATAATGCCCTTATTGGGACCTGTGGTTTTAACACATGGATTAAAAGAAGCTCTAGGGGAGAAATTGGATACGAATTAGGTCAAGGATACTGGGGAAAAGGATACGCTACTGAAGCCTTGAAAGAAGTGATCAGATTTGGATTTAAAGAAACGCTTTTAAACCGTATTGAAGCATATGTTGTCCCAGAAGCATCACGATCCGTTAATGTACTTGAAAAACTTGGTTTCAGGAAAGAAGGAACTCTTAGAGAATATGGATACTGGAACAACAGGTATTGGAGCGAACATATTTACGCATTACTCAGGAAAGAATGGAAGCAGTTAAAATAA
- a CDS encoding SGNH/GDSL hydrolase family protein, whose protein sequence is MKTILCYGDSLTWGYDPATGKRIARDKRWPGVLRNDLSSNYFVIEEGLNGRTTLWDDPLHGGYKNGMKYLIPCLASHRPVDLVILFLGTNDLKTRFSLSVTEIARSIRVLVDLILKSEAGPHENAPELLLVAPPIITELSNFAEEFESGKTKSRLLGQYYKQVAEEHNVHFLDSSEVVVASDLDGIHLDVGEHVKLGHVIADIVVKIME, encoded by the coding sequence ATGAAAACTATTCTTTGTTATGGTGATTCACTTACATGGGGCTATGATCCTGCAACTGGCAAGCGTATTGCAAGAGACAAACGGTGGCCCGGAGTTTTAAGGAACGATTTAAGCAGTAATTATTTTGTAATTGAAGAAGGACTGAATGGTAGAACAACATTATGGGACGACCCACTACATGGGGGCTATAAGAATGGAATGAAGTACCTTATACCATGTCTTGCATCCCACAGACCCGTTGATCTTGTAATATTATTTTTAGGCACCAATGACCTTAAGACGCGCTTTTCTCTTTCCGTTACAGAAATTGCCCGCAGTATCCGTGTTCTGGTGGATTTAATCCTTAAAAGTGAAGCAGGTCCCCATGAAAATGCACCAGAATTGTTATTAGTTGCTCCACCGATAATTACAGAACTATCCAATTTTGCTGAGGAATTTGAAAGTGGAAAAACTAAATCACGTCTATTAGGCCAATATTACAAGCAGGTAGCTGAAGAACATAATGTTCATTTCTTAGACTCTTCAGAAGTGGTTGTAGCAAGCGACTTAGATGGAATTCATCTGGATGTCGGGGAACATGTTAAACTCGGCCATGTAATAGCCGATATTGTTGTAAAAATCATGGAATAG
- a CDS encoding alpha/beta hydrolase, with product MNNKQAEEVLNVINKSISLSQGNIFQLRKDFEQLYLKFSSKHELNVKIQNVSDIPGFKICAENAQDDHIILFFHGGSFTAGSTKDHLDLCGKLSRESGFCVFSIDYRLAPEHKFPDAVEDCLMSYLWLLKNGIEASQIIIAGISAGGTLALSTLLSLRDNEVELPRAAVCMSPLVDMLFEGHSMVTNKGKDWITQERLEKSRRIYLKGNSLTQPLASPIYADLHGLPPLMIQVGSHELLLDDIIKFYEKAVDSNVEVTFELWKDMFHSFQIFSSCIEEGQNATRNAGKYIKHMLSL from the coding sequence ATGAATAATAAGCAAGCTGAAGAAGTACTGAATGTTATCAATAAAAGCATTTCTTTAAGTCAAGGGAACATATTTCAGTTAAGAAAAGATTTTGAACAGTTATACCTTAAGTTCAGTTCTAAACATGAGCTTAATGTGAAAATTCAAAACGTCAGCGATATCCCTGGATTTAAAATCTGTGCTGAAAATGCTCAAGATGACCACATAATACTGTTTTTCCATGGAGGCAGCTTTACAGCAGGCTCTACAAAGGATCACCTTGACTTGTGCGGGAAACTATCTCGTGAATCAGGTTTCTGTGTTTTTAGCATTGATTACAGGCTTGCACCAGAACATAAATTTCCTGATGCTGTAGAAGACTGCTTAATGTCATATTTATGGCTCTTAAAGAATGGAATAGAAGCCTCCCAAATTATTATTGCAGGGATATCTGCTGGTGGAACTTTAGCATTATCTACGCTTTTATCTCTACGAGATAATGAAGTTGAGCTTCCAAGAGCCGCAGTATGCATGTCACCCTTAGTTGATATGCTATTTGAAGGTCATTCCATGGTAACAAATAAAGGAAAAGACTGGATTACACAAGAAAGGCTTGAAAAATCAAGAAGAATCTATTTAAAAGGTAACAGCCTAACTCAACCTTTAGCTTCACCAATTTATGCAGATTTACATGGATTACCTCCATTAATGATTCAGGTTGGCAGCCATGAACTGTTATTGGACGATATTATAAAATTTTATGAAAAAGCAGTTGATTCTAATGTTGAAGTGACTTTTGAACTCTGGAAAGACATGTTTCACAGTTTTCAAATTTTTTCATCATGTATTGAAGAAGGGCAAAATGCCACCAGAAATGCTGGAAAATATATAAAACATATGTTATCACTGTAA
- a CDS encoding PadR family transcriptional regulator, giving the protein MEEHMQIFKSLSKYERKLIKGLMRSFSNIMILWLINKKRMHGYEIMTALSNSNPYENKMPSSSKIYPVLHDLESNGLIKGSWEHQGKRKVKYYVMTDEGRNFILSFKKLSEHVKKDHANIWTEFQEYMGSV; this is encoded by the coding sequence ATGGAAGAACATATGCAAATCTTTAAAAGTTTGTCTAAATATGAAAGAAAACTTATTAAAGGTTTAATGAGGAGTTTCAGCAATATCATGATTTTATGGCTTATTAACAAAAAGAGGATGCATGGATATGAGATAATGACTGCACTTAGTAATTCTAACCCTTATGAGAATAAAATGCCAAGTAGCAGTAAAATTTACCCTGTACTGCATGATTTAGAAAGTAACGGACTAATAAAAGGATCTTGGGAACATCAGGGAAAAAGAAAAGTGAAGTATTATGTGATGACTGATGAAGGTAGAAATTTCATTTTAAGTTTTAAAAAACTTTCTGAACATGTTAAAAAGGATCATGCTAATATCTGGACAGAATTTCAAGAATATATGGGTTCTGTTTAA
- a CDS encoding Nre family DNA repair protein: protein MIKGKEAYLKRLTANINMKSVDVGKELDGTTPPSVFIGSWNYPKVYAGPMIAPIQGDISIMDSPESWIPNQTTQEEIIGYRLNLVRGKQTVGIQDFNNSFVEKLQEISLASTSIESEAEFGSRPKGLSFSDETAPHGPSALIEKFDIDAVKWDRQLEKVYYDTDFKAAAATVDLHSKGVPFSSIQKAFSVGTMGVEKNRKLVPTRWSITACDTIIADNLLREVRHYDILDTYRVYEFSSLNNYYAVLLLPMEWQYEWIEAFMHVMGREELIFADHELNGGKKEYSCVGGCYYTCKMAVLEALAREKKQAGAIVLREAYNGYVPLGVFNVRENVRSAMGEIPREFEDMKTALAYIETKLKLPMEKFKQTSTLLQDLMRSRQMTLDNFFR, encoded by the coding sequence ATGATAAAGGGCAAGGAAGCCTACCTCAAAAGGCTCACAGCGAACATCAATATGAAATCAGTTGATGTAGGAAAGGAACTCGATGGAACTACACCTCCTTCAGTATTCATTGGCAGTTGGAACTATCCCAAAGTCTATGCTGGCCCAATGATTGCTCCAATACAGGGTGATATATCAATTATGGACAGTCCAGAATCATGGATACCCAACCAGACAACTCAGGAAGAGATTATAGGCTACAGGTTGAATTTAGTACGTGGTAAACAAACTGTAGGAATACAGGACTTCAATAATTCTTTTGTTGAGAAATTACAGGAGATTTCCCTTGCATCCACTTCAATTGAAAGCGAGGCTGAATTTGGAAGCCGCCCAAAGGGTCTTTCATTCAGCGATGAAACAGCGCCCCACGGCCCAAGTGCTTTAATTGAAAAATTTGATATAGATGCAGTTAAATGGGACCGCCAGCTGGAAAAAGTGTACTATGACACTGATTTTAAGGCAGCTGCAGCCACAGTTGACCTCCACAGCAAAGGGGTTCCCTTTTCAAGTATCCAGAAGGCATTTTCTGTGGGAACAATGGGGGTTGAAAAAAACAGGAAATTAGTCCCTACACGGTGGTCAATTACAGCCTGTGATACAATTATAGCAGATAATTTGCTTCGAGAAGTCCGGCATTATGATATACTGGATACTTACAGAGTATATGAATTCAGCAGCCTCAACAATTATTATGCTGTGTTGTTACTCCCAATGGAATGGCAGTATGAATGGATTGAAGCGTTCATGCATGTTATGGGCCGTGAAGAGCTGATATTTGCAGACCATGAGTTAAACGGTGGTAAAAAAGAATATTCATGTGTAGGTGGATGCTATTATACTTGTAAGATGGCAGTCCTTGAAGCCCTTGCCCGTGAGAAGAAACAAGCTGGTGCAATAGTGCTGAGGGAAGCTTACAATGGATATGTACCTCTTGGAGTTTTCAACGTCAGGGAAAATGTGAGAAGTGCAATGGGTGAAATCCCAAGGGAATTTGAAGACATGAAAACAGCTCTTGCATATATTGAAACTAAATTAAAGCTCCCTATGGAAAAATTTAAACAAACAAGTACCCTGCTGCAGGACCTCATGAGATCTAGGCAGATGACGTTAGATAACTTTTTCAGGTAA
- a CDS encoding Ig-like domain-containing protein codes for MNGSHGNDANDGLSWATAKRTIVNATRTIANGGTVNIANGVYRECNIIINKDMTIKGQSKSSTIINGTNNAPIFKIQSSLNVIIQNLTIVNKNYTGSAGSISNNGGTVTVKNCIFKDNIGNAGAIYNTGHLSIAGCIFTGNTAKYYGGAIRNEGTLNVISSVFTGNRANYGGFAYGGAIYNACNLTVTNSAFTNNLADRGSDIYNKGNLTAHFNQIVEYAYIIENGNVNSVNSRNTIYNSGGTVDAELNWWGNNKYPLMNGFTVAKWLVLKLNVNSSSVPINTNSMITADLRYDNYGMLHTESYLPNGIPVTFTTTLGTINTKAYTTAGIAQSTLKSATGGTANVSVVLDAQQLFKSVKIIDKVPPKVSSTNPKNNAAGFSRTATISIKFNENIKASTYWSKIYVKNMKTGKTAVISKAIKGNTLYIKMSSKRYSYTWYQIYIPKTAIKDNFNNNLAAAYTFKFKTGKYPLNYQ; via the coding sequence GTGAACGGTTCACACGGAAACGATGCAAACGATGGACTTTCATGGGCAACTGCAAAACGAACAATAGTAAATGCTACACGGACCATAGCCAACGGCGGAACTGTAAATATAGCAAATGGAGTTTACAGAGAATGCAACATCATAATTAACAAAGACATGACCATAAAAGGGCAGAGTAAAAGCAGTACCATTATAAATGGAACCAATAACGCGCCAATATTCAAAATTCAAAGCAGTTTAAATGTTATAATTCAAAATTTAACAATTGTAAATAAAAATTACACTGGATCAGCAGGCTCCATTTCAAATAATGGAGGTACCGTAACTGTAAAGAATTGTATTTTCAAGGATAACATTGGAAATGCTGGTGCTATTTATAATACAGGCCATCTAAGCATTGCTGGCTGTATTTTCACAGGCAATACTGCAAAGTACTATGGCGGTGCTATCCGTAATGAAGGTACTTTAAATGTAATTAGTAGTGTTTTCACAGGTAATAGGGCGAATTATGGTGGTTTTGCATATGGTGGTGCTATCTACAATGCCTGCAATTTAACAGTTACTAACAGTGCATTCACAAATAACCTTGCTGACAGGGGTAGTGATATTTACAATAAAGGTAATTTGACTGCTCACTTCAACCAGATTGTTGAATATGCATATATCATAGAGAATGGAAATGTAAATTCTGTAAATAGTAGAAATACTATCTACAATAGCGGTGGAACAGTAGATGCAGAACTTAACTGGTGGGGAAATAATAAATACCCCTTAATGAACGGTTTTACCGTCGCTAAATGGTTGGTACTCAAATTAAATGTTAATTCAAGTTCCGTGCCAATTAATACAAACTCCATGATAACTGCAGACTTAAGGTATGATAATTATGGAATGCTTCATACAGAATCATACTTACCAAATGGAATACCCGTAACTTTTACCACTACTCTTGGAACCATAAACACAAAAGCTTATACTACTGCAGGAATAGCACAATCTACATTAAAGAGCGCAACTGGAGGCACTGCTAACGTTTCAGTTGTACTGGATGCTCAACAATTATTCAAATCAGTTAAAATAATAGATAAAGTTCCTCCTAAAGTGAGTTCAACAAATCCAAAAAACAATGCAGCAGGATTTTCAAGAACAGCCACTATCTCAATTAAATTCAACGAGAACATAAAAGCAAGCACATACTGGTCAAAAATCTATGTTAAAAACATGAAAACAGGGAAAACTGCCGTAATCAGCAAAGCAATCAAAGGAAATACACTTTACATCAAAATGAGCTCAAAAAGATACTCATACACATGGTACCAAATTTACATTCCAAAAACAGCAATAAAAGACAATTTTAACAACAATTTAGCGGCAGCTTATACTTTCAAGTTCAAAACAGGAAAATATCCCTTAAACTACCAGTAA
- a CDS encoding GyrI-like domain-containing protein — translation MASNKSLKPLKIEIIDSKILKLMGCVYYGDPFHSNEEWSVENEIGLLWNRFYKLCEKYGDILPKKMVNDRAYEVHLQPEDYKETGKFYVYVGIEVRKIEEMPLEMFCKTFPMTKYAVFTFKGEKMSQGGEYIWNKWLPNSDYQEAHPYMALAYDKDRFFGLDNPESEIDFYVPVKPKY, via the coding sequence ATGGCCTCAAATAAATCTTTAAAACCTTTAAAAATAGAAATTATCGATTCAAAAATACTTAAATTAATGGGGTGCGTTTATTATGGTGATCCATTTCATTCTAATGAAGAATGGAGTGTAGAAAATGAAATAGGATTGCTCTGGAATCGTTTCTATAAGTTATGTGAGAAGTATGGAGATATACTCCCAAAAAAAATGGTTAACGACCGGGCCTATGAAGTTCATCTTCAACCTGAAGACTATAAAGAAACTGGGAAATTTTACGTTTATGTTGGAATTGAAGTAAGGAAAATAGAAGAAATGCCCCTTGAAATGTTTTGTAAAACATTCCCAATGACAAAGTATGCTGTCTTCACATTTAAAGGAGAAAAAATGTCTCAAGGAGGGGAGTACATCTGGAATAAATGGCTCCCAAACTCAGATTACCAGGAAGCTCATCCATACATGGCATTAGCATATGATAAAGACCGGTTCTTTGGACTAGATAATCCTGAATCTGAAATTGATTTCTATGTCCCTGTAAAACCAAAATATTGA
- a CDS encoding TrmO family methyltransferase domain-containing protein, producing MKIELKTVEENQVASISHVGPVEEMGELISELTGWIMQKGLQITQPPFVVYYTSPMEVSPEKMEYEVGIPFKGNTDGDAKVKIKIMPKHKSISTIFKGPYQEIGPVYAEIMQHIMEGKYEMIGAPREAYLNNPEEVPENELLTEVIFPVIDLEDCENPAENANIAENPEITIANSYTISPIGYAKREGIDAFLEIDGKYIPGLKELDNFSHVMVLWLADKIENRNMLQMYPPYSMNTLTGVFATRAEYRPNPIAVTTCKILDIDEEKGIIRVANLDAVDGTPIIDLKPYMPPFDRVKEPEIPKWLSFLWPEWVH from the coding sequence ATGAAAATTGAATTAAAAACCGTAGAAGAAAATCAAGTAGCCAGCATTTCACATGTAGGGCCAGTAGAAGAAATGGGGGAGTTAATAAGTGAACTAACAGGATGGATAATGCAAAAAGGGCTTCAAATTACACAGCCACCGTTTGTAGTCTACTATACAAGCCCTATGGAAGTTTCCCCTGAAAAAATGGAATATGAAGTGGGAATACCATTCAAAGGAAATACAGATGGAGATGCAAAGGTGAAAATAAAAATAATGCCAAAGCACAAATCCATCTCCACCATATTTAAAGGTCCATACCAAGAAATAGGCCCTGTTTATGCTGAAATAATGCAACACATCATGGAAGGGAAATATGAAATGATTGGAGCCCCAAGGGAAGCTTATCTCAACAACCCAGAGGAAGTTCCAGAAAATGAACTTCTAACCGAAGTTATATTCCCTGTCATAGATTTAGAAGACTGCGAGAATCCTGCTGAAAATGCCAATATAGCAGAGAATCCAGAGATAACAATAGCAAATTCATATACAATTTCACCAATAGGATATGCAAAAAGAGAGGGTATAGATGCATTTTTGGAAATTGATGGCAAATATATCCCTGGATTAAAAGAACTAGATAATTTCAGCCACGTGATGGTACTTTGGTTAGCTGATAAAATAGAAAATAGAAATATGCTGCAAATGTATCCCCCCTATTCAATGAATACGCTTACAGGAGTTTTTGCAACCCGTGCAGAGTATCGACCAAACCCCATAGCAGTAACTACATGTAAAATACTGGATATTGATGAAGAAAAAGGTATTATTAGGGTAGCAAACCTTGATGCGGTTGATGGAACTCCAATTATAGATTTGAAGCCATATATGCCCCCATTTGATCGGGTTAAAGAACCAGAAATTCCCAAGTGGCTTTCTTTTCTGTGGCCAGAATGGGTGCATTAA
- a CDS encoding ArsR/SmtB family transcription factor translates to MDKKSNLNPSQEFLLNSSDEIVSILKTIAHPNRFKILILLLEGHLTFQTLLEETDLKKSALANHLNDLKDKFLVEKVQHGTYIITEDGKNYVKSIETTYKENMAMKRKVKERKQRMELAKSFLERNKD, encoded by the coding sequence ATGGATAAAAAAAGTAATTTAAACCCTTCACAAGAATTTCTTTTAAATTCATCTGATGAAATTGTTTCTATTTTAAAAACAATTGCTCATCCCAATAGATTTAAAATTCTTATCCTGCTTTTAGAAGGGCATTTAACCTTCCAGACACTGCTTGAAGAAACTGATTTGAAAAAATCTGCATTAGCTAACCATTTGAATGACTTAAAAGATAAATTTCTTGTGGAAAAAGTTCAGCATGGGACTTATATAATTACTGAAGATGGAAAAAATTATGTTAAATCAATTGAAACCACTTACAAAGAAAATATGGCCATGAAAAGAAAAGTTAAAGAAAGAAAGCAAAGAATGGAGCTTGCAAAATCATTTTTGGAAAGAAATAAAGATTGA
- a CDS encoding DegT/DnrJ/EryC1/StrS family aminotransferase — translation MELHFKKPSKETRNAMCETAMTIDYASNRGFDEIKLAQDKISEITGHNHVKTVNSGNSAILAAMNSFKDKILIPDQGGWTGFRNMAEFRGIEVVEVPTDIGIISPETLEETINKHKPEALFITSFAGYIAEQPVKELFEICDDKGVMLVEDASGGVGDKEKKLGNGEHAHVIVASTGSPKIVNVGNGGFISTNYNELFKESKVLLKTLKASPVTCAGISAEIKNASQILSKTTEACDILKKEFESALHPDKRGISVALKTDDPKKTGYLLRQKLKADGRGIITICPRYERVMMDAVCIEVKNLDMQSLENGSLKEVVQFVKGIIG, via the coding sequence GTGGAACTACATTTTAAAAAACCTTCAAAAGAAACTAGAAACGCGATGTGTGAAACTGCGATGACGATTGATTATGCATCAAACAGGGGATTTGATGAAATCAAACTTGCACAGGATAAAATAAGCGAAATAACAGGACATAATCATGTAAAAACTGTAAATAGTGGAAATTCTGCAATTCTGGCAGCTATGAATTCATTTAAAGATAAAATATTGATTCCAGATCAGGGTGGATGGACTGGATTTAGAAACATGGCTGAGTTTAGGGGTATTGAAGTTGTCGAAGTACCTACCGACATTGGAATTATCAGCCCTGAAACTCTTGAAGAAACCATTAATAAACACAAACCTGAAGCTCTTTTTATAACAAGTTTTGCAGGGTATATTGCAGAACAGCCTGTAAAAGAGCTGTTTGAAATATGTGATGATAAAGGAGTAATGCTGGTTGAAGATGCTTCTGGAGGAGTAGGAGATAAAGAAAAAAAATTGGGGAACGGCGAACATGCACATGTAATTGTGGCTTCGACAGGCTCTCCTAAAATAGTAAACGTTGGAAACGGAGGATTTATCTCAACAAACTACAATGAACTCTTTAAAGAATCTAAAGTCCTTTTGAAAACATTAAAAGCAAGTCCTGTAACTTGTGCAGGAATATCTGCAGAAATTAAAAATGCTTCACAGATACTGTCAAAGACAACTGAAGCATGTGATATTCTTAAAAAAGAATTTGAATCTGCACTTCACCCTGATAAAAGAGGGATAAGCGTTGCTTTAAAGACAGATGATCCTAAAAAAACAGGGTATTTACTCAGACAAAAATTAAAAGCTGATGGAAGGGGTATAATAACTATCTGTCCTAGATATGAACGAGTGATGATGGATGCTGTATGTATTGAGGTTAAGAATCTTGATATGCAGTCTCTGGAAAATGGTAGTTTAAAAGAAGTAGTTCAATTTGTTAAAGGAATAATTGGTTAG